The proteins below are encoded in one region of Paenarthrobacter ilicis:
- a CDS encoding universal stress protein encodes MSEVIVVGVDSSETAKRAATVAAQLATALGAELHVISGFSDDRIEEFGSGSDRITVSSADSAEYVARKVSEELDIPSNSVKYYAARGTPANALINYAETHSASLIVVGNKRMKGLGRVLGSIANSVAHGAPCDVYIVNTDIDA; translated from the coding sequence ATGTCAGAAGTTATTGTTGTCGGCGTCGACAGCAGTGAAACGGCCAAGCGTGCGGCAACAGTTGCGGCCCAGCTGGCCACCGCACTTGGCGCTGAACTCCACGTGATCAGCGGCTTCTCCGATGATCGCATCGAAGAGTTCGGCAGCGGCAGCGACCGCATCACCGTCTCCTCTGCCGATTCCGCGGAGTACGTGGCCCGCAAGGTCTCCGAGGAACTGGACATTCCCAGCAACAGCGTCAAGTACTACGCTGCCCGGGGTACTCCGGCCAACGCCCTGATCAACTACGCCGAAACGCACAGCGCCTCCCTGATTGTGGTGGGCAACAAGCGCATGAAGGGCCTGGGCCGCGTGCTGGGCAGCATCGCCAACAGTGTTGCCCACGGCGCACCGTGCGACGTTTACATCGTCAACACGGACATCGACGCGTAG
- a CDS encoding cyclase family protein, which translates to MSVLAGLTAALSDGSVEIIDLTTPLSSETPILNLPQPFANTVGLSVSPVSNFDDAGPAWAWNDVTVGEHAGTHLDAPVHWITGKDGKSVDKIEPHRLVGPLVVIDKTAEAAANPDFLLEPEHFEQWQEQHGVFPENCWVVFRTGWAARGADAAAFVNADDAGPHTPGVSPAGAKWLAGNASISGFGVETVGIDAGQAGALDPMFPVHSFLLGADKYGVTSLRNVDRLPVTGATLVVAPLPIVGGTGSPSRVYALVERSTVGHA; encoded by the coding sequence ATGTCTGTTCTGGCCGGGCTCACCGCAGCCCTTTCCGATGGTTCGGTGGAGATCATCGACCTCACCACGCCCCTCAGCTCCGAGACCCCCATCCTGAACCTCCCCCAACCGTTCGCGAACACCGTGGGGTTGTCCGTATCGCCGGTCAGCAATTTCGACGACGCCGGTCCCGCGTGGGCGTGGAACGACGTCACAGTGGGCGAGCACGCCGGGACGCATTTGGACGCCCCGGTGCACTGGATTACGGGCAAGGACGGTAAGTCCGTGGACAAGATCGAGCCGCACCGGCTGGTGGGACCGCTGGTGGTGATCGACAAAACCGCTGAAGCTGCAGCGAACCCGGACTTCCTTTTGGAGCCGGAGCACTTTGAGCAGTGGCAGGAACAGCATGGGGTGTTCCCGGAGAATTGCTGGGTGGTTTTCAGGACCGGTTGGGCGGCCCGCGGTGCGGACGCTGCGGCTTTCGTCAACGCGGACGACGCCGGACCCCACACTCCCGGTGTATCGCCAGCCGGTGCCAAGTGGCTTGCCGGTAATGCGTCGATCAGTGGTTTCGGGGTGGAAACCGTGGGCATAGACGCCGGTCAGGCCGGCGCCCTGGACCCGATGTTCCCTGTCCATTCGTTCCTGCTGGGGGCGGACAAATACGGGGTGACCTCGCTGCGGAACGTGGACCGGCTCCCGGTCACGGGCGCCACCTTGGTAGTGGCACCGCTGCCAATAGTCGGCGGCACGGGCAGCCCCAGCCGTGTGTACGCGCTGGTGGAGCGTTCCACGGTGGGGCACGCGTGA
- a CDS encoding thiamine pyrophosphate-binding protein — MSGETRVSTLVGRTLARLGVGHVFGVVGSGNFDVTSTLMAEGIPFTAARHEGGAATMADAYGRMSGKVGVVTTHQGCGLSNAITGIGEAAKSRTPMIVLTADTQAAAIRSNFKIDQDGLARSIGAIAERIHSPSTAVADTVRAFRTAVNERRTVVLSLPLDVQNATTSTAAEGVSAVVVPQALKVRPDAVAIEQLVALISAAERPVFVAGRGGRGARGEILALAHHAGALVATSAVASGLFNGDSHNLGISGGFSSPVTAEFISDADLIVGWGCALNMWTMRHGRLISAEAKVVQIDVEDAALGANRPISLGVLGDSALAAADALEALRQGQPEPAEKYRTEANALAIKQGSRWRDVATEDLSTATSIDPRVLTRELDTLLPADRIVSVDSGNFMGYPSQYLAVPDEFGFCFTQAFQAIGLGLYTAIGAAVAQPQRLPVLGAGDGGFLMGISELETAVRMKLPLVCIVYNDAAYGAEVHHFAAGNPAQDLSSVVFPDTDIAAIARGFGAQGITVRTVSDLEAVRPWLAAYDAGTQDRPLVIDAKIASDGGSWWLAEAFQGH, encoded by the coding sequence GTGAGCGGGGAAACCCGGGTCTCAACGCTGGTAGGCCGGACGCTGGCCCGGTTGGGTGTGGGGCATGTCTTTGGAGTGGTGGGCAGCGGCAACTTTGATGTCACCAGCACTCTCATGGCTGAGGGCATCCCGTTCACCGCCGCACGCCATGAAGGCGGCGCGGCCACCATGGCCGATGCCTACGGGCGGATGTCCGGGAAAGTAGGGGTGGTCACTACCCATCAGGGCTGCGGGCTCAGCAACGCGATCACCGGCATCGGCGAGGCAGCCAAGAGCCGCACCCCCATGATCGTGCTGACCGCCGATACCCAGGCCGCAGCCATCCGGTCCAACTTCAAAATCGACCAGGACGGCCTGGCCCGGAGCATCGGAGCAATCGCCGAACGTATCCACTCCCCCTCCACAGCTGTGGCAGACACCGTCAGGGCCTTCCGCACGGCCGTGAACGAACGCCGCACTGTGGTGCTGAGCCTGCCGCTTGACGTGCAAAATGCCACAACCTCAACCGCCGCGGAGGGGGTGAGTGCCGTCGTCGTACCTCAAGCGCTGAAGGTGCGCCCCGACGCAGTCGCGATTGAGCAGTTGGTGGCACTGATTTCCGCGGCGGAACGCCCGGTCTTCGTTGCCGGCCGCGGCGGGCGTGGTGCCCGCGGGGAGATACTGGCGCTGGCGCACCACGCTGGTGCGCTGGTGGCAACCTCCGCGGTAGCGAGCGGCCTTTTCAACGGCGACTCCCACAACCTCGGCATTTCCGGCGGCTTTTCCTCGCCTGTCACCGCAGAATTCATCAGCGATGCGGACCTCATTGTGGGCTGGGGTTGCGCGCTGAACATGTGGACCATGCGGCACGGACGGCTGATCTCGGCCGAGGCGAAGGTAGTGCAGATCGACGTCGAAGATGCCGCGCTCGGCGCCAACCGGCCCATCTCGCTGGGTGTGCTGGGGGATTCGGCGCTGGCCGCGGCCGACGCTTTGGAGGCACTCAGGCAAGGGCAGCCCGAGCCCGCGGAAAAGTACCGCACGGAGGCCAATGCGCTGGCCATCAAGCAGGGCTCGCGGTGGCGGGACGTGGCAACCGAGGACCTGTCCACCGCCACATCGATCGACCCACGCGTCCTCACCCGGGAACTCGACACCCTGCTGCCCGCGGACCGGATTGTGTCCGTGGACTCCGGCAACTTCATGGGCTATCCCAGCCAGTACCTGGCCGTTCCCGATGAGTTCGGATTCTGCTTCACCCAGGCTTTCCAGGCAATCGGGCTTGGCCTCTACACCGCCATTGGGGCCGCCGTGGCGCAACCACAGCGCTTACCGGTCCTGGGAGCGGGCGATGGCGGGTTCCTCATGGGAATCAGCGAGTTGGAGACGGCCGTCCGTATGAAACTGCCGCTGGTATGCATTGTTTACAACGATGCCGCGTACGGCGCGGAGGTACATCATTTTGCGGCCGGGAATCCCGCGCAGGACCTGTCCAGCGTGGTGTTCCCGGACACGGACATCGCCGCGATAGCCCGGGGATTCGGGGCCCAGGGCATCACTGTCCGCACCGTGAGTGACCTGGAAGCTGTTCGTCCGTGGCTCGCGGCCTACGACGCCGGAACCCAGGACCGCCCGCTGGTGATCGACGCAAAGATCGCCTCCGACGGCGGATCGTGGTGGTTGGCCGAGGCCTTCCAAGGCCACTAG